A region of Papilio machaon chromosome 22, ilPapMach1.1, whole genome shotgun sequence DNA encodes the following proteins:
- the LOC106712552 gene encoding transmembrane 7 superfamily member 3, which translates to MALTIPLNKTTSLSNKEIFGQFVNLNASSTLQVGFVNVTKSISFIIFQVHSHHYNVTVYNNTLTRSSSVYGTNIGMYSSVKPPLDKFYISNQNAVDIKLYIVVHGYASTDPVPGGCNMEFQPSISPYLHTSYTNDYVLVEAASARDSSDIACTSINDVNVVFYLMYLEERNFDSDTYFEGIKSMLTLDNITDNAEIVPQTTWRMRRMLGAYPGTGAIFVAVAYSALNSSAYSVYVPTYSYACSPLDESCELLDDVLSQLLCASLLFFGMFVCYFGHRFFKTEMFLIGLVSGVIITYILISLIAELERPALLGAAILSGTCFGFIWLLFWWFYGIPVFAVLLSTLNLGFLFAALMYFGLPGGFQALQVDFNFWTLFILIMSITSLILLSTTFLSNILCCAILGGYATVYPIDYYIGSNLKYIIINTVRRAVVPKFNSAVLSPPFQWADTLITILWLSLATTGFLFQHYQNRRKPPFPPPPRSIRPSVPDTTYGTTGRRYRDILQRPATSERRQTEYTPLLS; encoded by the exons ATGG cattaacaatacctttaaacaaaacaacaagtttatcgaataaagaaatatttggcCAGTTTGTTAATCTGAATGCATCATCAACACTTCAAGTTGgttttgtaaatgttacaaaatcaatatcatttataatatttcaagtACATAGTCATCATTACAATGTcactgtatataataatacattaacaAGAAGTTCATCTGTATATGGAACAAATATTGGAATGTATAGCAGTGTGAAACCACCATTGGACAAGTTTTACATTTCCAATCAAAATGCTGTTGATATAAAACTGTATATTGTTGTACATGGATATGCAAGTACAG ATCCTGTACCCGGAGGTTGTAATATGGAGTTCCAACCATCAATATCTCCATACTTACATACATCATACACAAATGACTATGTCTTAGTAGAAGCGGCTTCAGCAAGAGATTCCTCTGACATCGCTTGTACATCTATAAATGATGTCAATgtggtattttatttgatgtacTTAGAAGAGAGGAATTTTGACTCGGATACTTATTTCGAAGGGATAAAGAGCATGTTAACTTTAGATAATATTACGGATAATGCTGAAATA GTACCTCAAACGACGTGGAGGATGCGTCGCATGCTGGGTGCGTACCCCGGTACCGGCGCCATATTCGTGGCTGTCGCGTACAGTGCGCTAAACAGTAGTGCATATTCCGTGTACGTACCTACATATAGCTACGCTTGCTCACCGCTCGACGAAAGCTGCGAGCTGCTTG ACGATGTTCTCTCTCAGTTGCTATGTGCCTCTCTACTGTTCTTCGGTATGTTCGTATGTTACTTCGGACACCGGTTCTTTAAGACTGAGATGTTTCTAATCGGCCTGGTCAGTGGTGTGATTATCACTTACATACTTATATCGTTGATTGCTGAATTAGAACGACCTG CTCTCTTAGGCGCTGCTATATTATCAGGGACTTGTTTTGGCTTCATATGGTTGTTATTCTGGTGGTTTTATGGAATACCTGTCTTTGCTGTTCTATTGTCTACGCTGAATTTAGGATTTCTATTTGCTGCATTGATGTATTTTGGGCTCCCAG GTGGTTTTCAAGCACTTCAAGTTGACTTTAACTTTTGGACtctattcattttaataatgtcaatTACATCTCTAATCTTGCTCTCTACGACATTTTTATCTAACATCTTGTGCTGTGCCATACTGGGAGGGTACGCGACTGTGTACCCTATCGACTACTACATAGGGTCCAATTTGAAATACATCATCATTAACACAGTACGTCGGGCTGTCGTGCCCAAGTTCAATAGTGCTGTACTTTCGCCACCTTTTCAGTGGGCAG ATACCCTGATAACGATACTCTGGTTATCTCTGGCTACCACCGGGTTCCTCTTCCAACACTACCAGAACAGAAGGAAGCCGCCCTTCCCCCCTCCCCCCAGGAGTATCAGGCCGAGTGTACCAGATACCACATACGGCACTACTGGAAGAAG aTATCGAGATATTTTACAAAGACCAGCCACTTCTGAGCGCAGGCAGACTGAATATACTCCATTGTTATCGTAA